In a single window of the Bacillus rossius redtenbacheri isolate Brsri chromosome 8, Brsri_v3, whole genome shotgun sequence genome:
- the LOC134535298 gene encoding uncharacterized protein LOC134535298 codes for MRLLLACTILLVAIATVQAATTEEKKHEKRGLLSSYGSGYGSSYGGGYGGGYGGGYGGGYGGGYGGGYGGGYGGGYGGGYGGGYGLGGGLGYGSGIGSGIGFGSGAGLGIGSGIGVAVSAPAVRTVTQAVAVPVAQPVPVTINRPVPVPVAQPIPVSVPRPYPVSVPHPVPVSVPRPYPVSVPRPVAVPVPQAVPVPVPQPYPVSVPQPVPVQVPQPVAVPVPQPVTVTRPVFISSGQGGGFGGAGGFGYANGIGGGIGGGYGGGIGGGYGGGYGGGYGGGIDGGYGSEHGGSSLGAIGYGSGLSYGSGSSHGFSSGYSSGYGYGHGLGYSKH; via the exons ATGAGACTGCTTCTG GCATGCACCATCTTGCTGGTTGCCATAGCCACAGTCCAGGCCGCAACCACTGAAGAAAAGAAGCATGAGAAGCGAGGGCTACTGAGTAGCTACGGGAGTGGCTATGGAAGCAGCTATGGTGGCGGCTACGGGGGCGGCTATGGTGGTGGCTACGGAGGCGGCTACGGAGGCGGCTACGGAGGCGGCTACGGAGGCGGCTACGGAGGCGGCTACGGAGGCGGCTATGGTGGCGGCTACGGCCTGGGCGGTGGTCTTGGATACGGCTCTGGCATCGGTTCCGGCATTGGGTTTGGCTCAGGTGCCGGCCTTGGTATCGGCTCTGGTATCGGAGTGGCGGTGTCAGCTCCGGCAGTGAGGACCGTGACTCAAGCAGTAGCGGTTCCAGTGGCCCAGCCCGTACCTGTGACCATCAACAGGCCCGTGCCCGTACCTGTAGCACAGCCCATCCCAGTGTCGGTACCCAGGCCCTACCCCGTCAGTGTCCCTCATCCCGTACCTGTCTCTGTGCCCAGGCCGTACCCTGTGAGTGTGCCCAGGCCAGTAGCTGTGCCTGTGCCTCAGGCCGTGCCTGTGCCAGTCCCTCAGCCCTACCCCGTCAGCGTGCCTCAGCCGGTCCCTGTGCAAGTGCCTCAGCCCGTGGCTGTGCCAGTGCCTCAGCCCGTCACCGTCACTAGGCCAGTGTTCATCTCCTCCGGCCAAGGAGGCGGCTTCGGCGGCGCCGGGGGCTTTGGCTACGCTAACGGGATTGGAGGCGGCATCGGCGGCGGCTACGGAGGCGGCATCGGCGGAGGCTACGGAGGTGGCTACGGAGGCGGCTACGGAGGAGGCATCGATGGCGGCTACGGTTCTGAACACGGAGGCAGCAGCTTGGGAGCTATCGGCTACGGCTCAGGACTCAGCTATGGATCCGGGTCTAGCCACGGCTTCAGTTCCGGCTACAGCTCTGGATATGGTTATGGCCATGGATTAGGATACAGCAAGCACTGA